A genomic segment from Legionella micdadei encodes:
- the lspE gene encoding GspE family T2SS ATPase variant LspE — protein sequence MENQDKLKRLPYSFAKNQGVIAVPDTEGLAVYHLPNPSLSILAEVKRLLQDKLNFKEVNETEFQQHLAQLYQSQSSILDAAEGMEEDMDLSLLADQLPMSEDLLDNQDDAPIIRLLNALFTQAIKQKASDIHIETYENRVLVRNRIDGVLHEVLEIQRAIAPLVISRVKVMAKLDIAEKRIPQDGRIALRIGGHNIDVRVSTLPSNHGERIVLRILDKQAAQLDLSLLGMPKTTLKAIRKMIAQPHGIILVTGPTGSGKTTSLYAMLTELNQVTRNILTIEDPIEYDLPGIGQTQVNTKVQMTFAKGLRAILRQDPDVVMIGEIRDLETAEIAVQASLTGHLVLSTLHTNSALGALTRLHDMGVESFLLSSSIVGLIAQRLVRKLCVHCKTPHELREDERELMGISTEEDTSNVREPRGCDQCNHLGYRGRTGIYELIPIDETLRGMIHRNESLQTIDNYLRPTHPTIRQDGFKRVLAGDTSLAEILRVTSQH from the coding sequence ATGGAAAACCAAGATAAATTAAAGCGTCTTCCTTATTCCTTTGCTAAAAATCAAGGGGTTATCGCTGTGCCTGATACTGAAGGGCTTGCTGTTTACCATCTCCCTAACCCTTCTCTGTCCATTTTGGCAGAGGTCAAACGCTTACTACAGGATAAGTTAAATTTTAAAGAAGTAAATGAGACTGAATTTCAACAACACCTAGCCCAACTTTATCAGTCTCAGTCTTCTATCCTTGATGCAGCAGAAGGCATGGAAGAAGATATGGATCTTTCCCTTCTTGCCGATCAATTGCCCATGAGCGAGGATCTATTAGATAACCAGGATGATGCCCCTATTATTCGCCTGCTTAATGCATTATTTACTCAAGCCATTAAGCAAAAAGCCTCAGATATCCATATTGAAACCTATGAAAACCGCGTCCTAGTACGTAATCGCATTGATGGGGTATTGCATGAAGTTTTAGAAATTCAACGAGCCATTGCACCTTTAGTTATCTCGCGCGTAAAAGTCATGGCAAAATTGGATATCGCTGAAAAAAGAATTCCACAAGATGGACGCATTGCACTGCGTATTGGTGGTCATAATATCGATGTGCGCGTCTCAACTCTCCCTTCTAATCATGGCGAACGTATTGTTCTAAGAATTTTGGATAAACAAGCCGCTCAGCTGGATTTGAGCCTTTTAGGCATGCCTAAAACCACGTTGAAAGCCATACGTAAAATGATTGCCCAACCTCATGGTATTATTTTAGTCACAGGACCTACAGGATCAGGCAAAACGACATCATTATATGCAATGCTTACCGAGCTTAATCAAGTAACCCGAAATATCTTAACCATTGAAGATCCTATTGAATACGATTTACCTGGAATTGGTCAAACGCAAGTGAATACTAAAGTACAGATGACATTTGCTAAAGGCCTTCGTGCTATTTTGCGCCAAGATCCGGATGTGGTGATGATAGGTGAAATTCGCGATTTAGAAACAGCTGAAATTGCTGTCCAGGCTAGCCTTACTGGCCATTTGGTACTATCTACTTTGCACACTAACAGTGCTTTGGGTGCTTTGACCCGTCTTCATGATATGGGAGTCGAATCCTTTTTACTGTCCTCAAGCATTGTTGGTTTAATTGCCCAGCGCCTAGTAAGAAAACTCTGTGTTCACTGCAAAACACCACACGAATTACGCGAAGATGAACGTGAATTAATGGGGATCAGTACGGAGGAAGATACTAGCAATGTGAGAGAACCTAGAGGTTGCGACCAGTGTAACCATTTAGGTTATCGAGGCCGTACAGGTATTTATGAGTTGATACCAATTGATGAAACATTAAGGGGTATGATCCATCGAAATGAGAGCTTGCAGACTATAGATAATTATCTCCGCCCTACCCACCCTACTATACGTCAAGATGGATTTAAACGTGTACTGGCAGGGGATACTTCACTTGCTGAAATTCTTCGAGTGACAAGCCAGCACTAG
- the cysS gene encoding cysteine--tRNA ligase: MLNLYNSLTRTKELFKPLKPGKIGMYVCGITVYDRCHLGHARSMVCFDVIVRFLRSQGYEVTYVRNITDIDDKIIVRANERGVSIDELTAQYINAMHDDARALNILPPNIEPRATNHIDSIIQLIKQLIDKGYAYVSDNGDVCYQVEQFADYGKLSHKDVDGLIAGARIDVVKEKRSPLDFVLWKKAKPGEPCWPSLWGDGRPGWHIECSAMAMHELGEQFDIHGGGLDLQFPHHENEIAQSEAASGRTFANYWLHVGMLQVNNEKMAKSLGNFYTIEDVLKQHHPEVVRYFLLSSHYRSPLNYSEENLQNANKALTRLYQSIKDFNNIEENGELAADWIEQFNEAMNDDFNTPVALSILFQLSHEVNKTNSLLLASTLKHAASILGLLVTPPEEFLQAGLEDDEKTQVENLIQERLHARANRDWTRADEIRNKLLKQGIELEDSPTGTTWRRRKE, encoded by the coding sequence ATGTTAAATCTTTATAATTCATTAACACGAACAAAAGAGCTGTTTAAGCCACTCAAACCAGGTAAAATTGGCATGTATGTTTGTGGCATAACCGTATATGACCGCTGCCATTTAGGGCATGCCCGCTCCATGGTTTGTTTTGATGTTATTGTGCGCTTTCTGCGTTCCCAAGGGTATGAAGTGACTTACGTTCGTAACATCACGGATATAGATGACAAAATTATTGTTCGAGCTAACGAGCGCGGTGTGAGCATTGATGAATTGACGGCTCAGTACATTAACGCTATGCATGACGATGCCCGAGCATTAAATATTTTGCCTCCTAATATAGAGCCGAGAGCAACTAATCATATTGATTCAATCATTCAATTAATTAAACAATTAATTGACAAGGGCTATGCTTATGTTAGTGATAATGGGGATGTGTGTTACCAGGTTGAACAATTTGCTGATTACGGTAAGCTCTCACATAAAGATGTCGATGGTTTAATCGCGGGAGCGCGTATTGATGTGGTAAAAGAGAAACGTTCCCCGCTTGATTTCGTTTTGTGGAAAAAAGCTAAACCAGGGGAGCCGTGTTGGCCTTCATTATGGGGGGATGGGCGACCAGGTTGGCATATTGAATGTTCGGCGATGGCAATGCATGAGCTTGGTGAGCAATTCGATATTCATGGAGGTGGTTTGGATTTACAGTTTCCCCATCATGAAAATGAGATAGCTCAAAGTGAGGCAGCAAGTGGCCGAACTTTTGCAAATTATTGGCTGCATGTAGGTATGTTGCAGGTCAATAATGAAAAAATGGCGAAATCACTTGGTAACTTTTACACGATTGAAGATGTATTGAAGCAGCATCATCCTGAAGTCGTGCGCTATTTTTTGTTGAGCAGCCATTATCGAAGCCCTTTGAATTATTCGGAAGAAAACTTGCAAAATGCAAACAAAGCATTAACTCGTCTTTACCAATCAATAAAAGACTTCAATAATATTGAAGAAAATGGCGAATTAGCTGCGGATTGGATTGAGCAATTCAATGAGGCAATGAATGACGATTTTAATACCCCTGTTGCTTTATCTATTTTGTTTCAATTAAGCCATGAAGTTAATAAGACTAATTCGCTTTTGTTGGCTTCAACGCTAAAGCATGCGGCATCTATTTTGGGTTTACTAGTGACTCCCCCCGAAGAATTCCTTCAAGCAGGTCTTGAGGATGATGAAAAGACTCAAGTTGAAAATCTAATCCAGGAACGGCTGCACGCTAGAGCAAACCGTGACTGGACGCGAGCTGATGAGATTAGAAATAAGTTGTTAAAGCAGGGAATTGAGTTAGAAGATAGTCCAACAGGAACAACTTGGAGAAGACGTAAAGAATAA
- a CDS encoding glutamine--tRNA ligase/YqeY domain fusion protein, giving the protein MIESSEKTSEKRTNFIRQLVAEELASGKHKEVITRFPPEPNGYLHVGHAKSICLNFGIAEEFGGRCYLRFDDTNPIKEEEEYVNAIIEDVRWLGFEWCAMTHSSDYYQELYDYAVDLIKQGKAYVDSLSMEEIRAYRGTLQEPGRESPYRNRSVEENLDLFARMKAGEFADGAHVLRARIDMQSGNVNMRDPVLYRIRHAHHQRTGDAWCIYPMYDYAHPLSDALEKITHSLCTLEFQDHRPLYDWFIDNLVVPAKPIQTEFARLNLSHTVTSKRKLRQLVEEKIVEGWDDPRLPTLRGMRKRGYPPAAIRQFCEIIGISRSDSIIDMSVLEECVRAELNKTAKRAMCVLDPLKVVIENYPQDKVENLTAQFHPQDPAAGHRTIPFCREIYIDQSDFMENPPKNYFRLSPGTEVRLRYGYVIRCNEVIHDAQGKIIELRCTYDQDTLGKNPPDRKVKGVIHWVSCEHAFPVKIYQYDRLFNDANPAREKDFLQFLNPDSLEVRQGFCEPSLLTQPLHEVFQFERLGYYAVNQVDGGGVKAFHRVVDLKDTWGKIS; this is encoded by the coding sequence ATGATAGAAAGCAGTGAAAAGACGAGTGAAAAAAGAACGAATTTTATACGCCAATTAGTTGCAGAAGAATTAGCAAGTGGCAAACACAAAGAGGTTATTACACGATTTCCACCTGAACCTAATGGTTATTTACATGTTGGGCACGCTAAATCAATTTGTTTGAATTTTGGTATAGCTGAAGAGTTTGGTGGCCGTTGCTATTTACGGTTTGACGACACGAACCCGATCAAAGAAGAAGAGGAATATGTCAATGCCATCATTGAGGATGTCCGATGGTTAGGTTTTGAATGGTGTGCGATGACCCATTCTTCGGATTATTATCAAGAGCTCTACGACTATGCTGTTGATTTAATTAAGCAGGGTAAAGCCTATGTTGATAGTTTAAGCATGGAAGAAATTCGTGCTTATAGAGGGACATTGCAAGAGCCGGGGCGTGAAAGTCCTTATCGCAACCGTTCTGTTGAGGAAAATCTTGATTTATTTGCTCGGATGAAAGCAGGTGAATTTGCTGATGGAGCCCATGTATTGCGTGCGCGTATTGACATGCAATCCGGTAATGTGAACATGCGTGATCCAGTCCTTTACCGTATTCGCCATGCTCATCATCAGCGTACTGGTGATGCTTGGTGTATTTATCCGATGTATGATTACGCACATCCACTTTCTGATGCACTCGAGAAAATAACGCATTCCCTTTGCACTTTGGAATTTCAGGACCATCGCCCATTATATGATTGGTTTATTGACAATTTAGTGGTTCCGGCAAAACCAATTCAAACTGAATTTGCTCGCCTTAACTTATCTCATACCGTCACTTCTAAGCGGAAATTAAGACAGCTTGTTGAAGAAAAAATTGTTGAGGGTTGGGATGATCCTCGATTACCGACTTTACGGGGTATGCGCAAAAGAGGGTATCCGCCAGCTGCCATTAGGCAATTCTGTGAAATTATAGGTATCTCACGCAGCGATTCAATCATTGATATGTCAGTACTTGAGGAGTGTGTTCGTGCTGAGTTAAATAAAACCGCAAAACGAGCAATGTGCGTTCTTGATCCTTTAAAAGTTGTCATTGAAAACTACCCGCAAGATAAGGTGGAAAATTTAACTGCACAGTTCCATCCCCAGGATCCCGCTGCTGGTCATCGCACCATCCCGTTTTGCCGAGAAATTTACATCGATCAAAGCGATTTTATGGAGAATCCACCCAAAAATTATTTTCGCTTATCTCCTGGAACCGAGGTACGTTTAAGGTATGGTTACGTAATCCGTTGTAACGAGGTTATTCATGATGCACAAGGGAAAATAATTGAGCTTCGCTGCACTTATGATCAAGATACTTTAGGCAAAAACCCACCTGACCGAAAAGTTAAAGGGGTTATTCATTGGGTTTCTTGTGAACATGCTTTTCCTGTCAAAATCTATCAATACGATCGTCTGTTTAATGATGCTAATCCTGCTCGTGAAAAAGATTTTCTTCAGTTTTTAAATCCAGATTCATTGGAAGTTCGACAAGGATTTTGTGAGCCTTCGCTTTTAACCCAACCTTTGCATGAGGTGTTTCAATTTGAACGTCTTGGCTATTATGCGGTTAATCAAGTTGATGGTGGTGGGGTGAAGGCTTTTCACCGTGTAGTCGATCTTAAAGATACCTGGGGCAAAATCAGTTAA